In Archangium violaceum, the following are encoded in one genomic region:
- a CDS encoding acyl-CoA desaturase, translated as MVYAFFISHWLLCVFFQSFFQHRYAAHRMYTMGPRTERVMHLLTYLVQGSSYLSPRAYAILHRQHHAYSDTEKDPHSPHYYRDVLRMMLFTKTRYEAYVHEREQPEPRFLGGYPEWNLVDRTLARSWPMTFVWIGLYTAFYVAFATAWWQFLLLPIHFLMGPVHGAIVNWCGHKYGYRNFPSSDRSRNTLPLEFLTMGELFQNNHHRFCMSPNFAARRWEVDPTWQVMRVLAWLGVIQIATPQRAVYPDPRPQHAGEPTHVEGQTA; from the coding sequence ATGGTCTACGCCTTCTTCATCTCGCACTGGCTGCTCTGCGTCTTCTTCCAGAGCTTCTTCCAGCACCGCTACGCCGCGCACCGCATGTACACCATGGGCCCGCGCACCGAGCGCGTCATGCACCTGCTCACCTACCTCGTGCAGGGCTCCTCGTACCTGTCGCCCCGCGCGTACGCCATCCTCCACCGCCAACACCACGCGTACTCGGACACCGAGAAGGATCCGCACTCTCCGCACTACTACCGTGACGTGCTGCGGATGATGCTCTTCACCAAGACGCGCTACGAGGCCTACGTCCACGAGCGCGAGCAGCCCGAGCCCCGCTTCCTCGGTGGCTACCCCGAGTGGAACCTCGTCGACCGTACCCTCGCCCGGTCCTGGCCGATGACCTTCGTGTGGATCGGCCTCTACACCGCCTTCTACGTGGCCTTCGCCACCGCGTGGTGGCAGTTCCTGCTGCTGCCCATCCACTTCCTCATGGGCCCCGTCCACGGCGCCATCGTCAACTGGTGCGGACACAAGTACGGCTACCGCAACTTCCCCAGCAGCGACCGCTCGCGCAACACGCTCCCGCTCGAGTTCCTCACCATGGGCGAGCTGTTCCAGAACAACCACCACCGCTTCTGCATGAGCCCCAACTTCGCCGCCCGCCGCTGGGAGGTGGACCCCACGTGGCAGGTGATGCGCGTGCTCGCCTGGCTCGGCGTCATCCAGATCGCCACCCCGCAGCGCGCCGTGTACCCGGACCCCCGGCCCCAGCACGCCGGAGAGCCCACCCACGTCGAGGGCCAGACGGCCTGA
- a CDS encoding phage tail protein: protein MSEPFIGEVRMFAGSFAPRGWALCDGRLLSISQHSALFSVLGTAYGGDGMTTFALPDLRGRVPLHPGSGPGLTLQGSALTDWDQRARDTAKDRRTNELQPYTPVNFIIALEGSFPARG, encoded by the coding sequence ATGTCAGAGCCCTTCATTGGCGAGGTCCGCATGTTCGCCGGCAGCTTCGCGCCCCGCGGTTGGGCGCTGTGTGATGGCCGGCTCTTGTCGATCTCGCAGCACTCCGCCCTCTTCTCCGTCCTGGGAACCGCCTACGGAGGTGATGGAATGACCACCTTCGCGCTGCCGGACCTCCGAGGCCGCGTGCCGCTCCACCCCGGCTCGGGACCCGGCCTGACGCTGCAGGGCTCCGCCCTCACCGACTGGGACCAGCGGGCCCGCGACACCGCGAAGGACCGCCGGACGAACGAGCTGCAGCCTTATACGCCGGTGAACTTCATCATCGCGCTCGAAGGGTCCTTCCCCGCTCGCGGCTAG
- a CDS encoding alpha/beta fold hydrolase, with protein sequence MGTVTMALVAWLLAGVPEAAVPQAAGGTPGTFVAKMLTVRGETLPYSVYLPPGYRPGQSWPVILALHGTGSRGTDGLRPRTQSLAEAARVHPERYPAVLVLPQCPPDRDWSGEVADFALQALENTLVEYSGDRKRVYLTGQSMGARGAVQLAARYPERFAAVVAVSGRYTDRSVVARLKGLPLWMWHGEADTVSSVSESRTLVELLKSAGSSTVRYTELSGLGHDIFDTVYLDEAVSTWLFAQRRGK encoded by the coding sequence ATGGGCACGGTGACGATGGCTCTGGTGGCGTGGCTGTTGGCGGGGGTGCCGGAGGCGGCTGTACCGCAGGCCGCGGGTGGGACGCCCGGCACGTTCGTGGCGAAGATGCTCACCGTGCGCGGCGAGACGCTCCCTTATTCGGTGTATCTGCCACCGGGGTATCGCCCGGGGCAGTCGTGGCCGGTCATCCTCGCGTTGCACGGGACGGGCTCGCGCGGGACGGACGGGTTGAGGCCGAGGACGCAGAGCCTGGCGGAGGCGGCGCGGGTGCACCCGGAGCGCTACCCGGCCGTGCTGGTGCTGCCCCAGTGCCCACCGGATCGTGACTGGAGCGGAGAGGTGGCCGACTTCGCCCTCCAGGCGCTGGAGAACACCCTCGTTGAGTACAGCGGTGACCGGAAGCGGGTGTACCTCACCGGCCAGTCGATGGGGGCTCGGGGCGCGGTGCAACTGGCGGCGAGGTATCCGGAGCGCTTCGCGGCGGTGGTGGCCGTGTCCGGGCGGTACACGGATCGCTCGGTGGTGGCGCGGCTCAAGGGGCTGCCTTTGTGGATGTGGCACGGAGAGGCGGACACCGTGTCCTCCGTCTCCGAGAGCCGCACGCTGGTGGAGCTGTTGAAGAGCGCGGGCAGCTCCACCGTGCGCTACACCGAGCTGTCCGGCCTGGGGCACGACATCTTCGACACGGTGTACCTCGACGAGGCCGTGAGCACCTGGCTCTTCGCGCAGCGGCGCGGGAAGTGA
- a CDS encoding PrsW family intramembrane metalloprotease, which translates to MRLMLLGGSTITPALVLLWYIYSRDQFPEPRALRLKTFLLGLFCCFPALVVRATVEQSFPELTTPGALSTAWWRALFSLAIPQELLKFLLLYLYARRNPAFNEPLDGVIYGATISLGFATLENMTYVGEFNMDIAVVRALLAVPVQAATGVVMGAYVGREHFTEDPFQSLSFLARGLGGAILLNALFNASLLTHQVSFASLAIAVNALGLCWAWRLFKALREEQDRLFHVLKLREERQAADDRDGPPSAPEPEIAWAAVPREPPRELSWWALTKLVLGGVGLSICGLLWLGTLQLFCEEFQRNGLGGALLSALFGVLFVDLVPTWLFWSLFRSGLRGPFVPSTVS; encoded by the coding sequence ATGAGGCTCATGCTCCTCGGGGGCTCGACGATCACCCCGGCCCTCGTCCTGCTCTGGTACATCTACTCGCGCGACCAGTTCCCCGAGCCGCGTGCACTGCGGCTCAAGACGTTCCTGCTCGGCCTGTTCTGCTGCTTCCCCGCGCTCGTCGTGCGAGCGACCGTCGAGCAGTCGTTCCCGGAGCTGACGACCCCGGGAGCGTTGAGCACGGCCTGGTGGAGGGCCCTCTTCTCGCTGGCCATTCCCCAGGAGCTCCTCAAGTTCCTCCTGCTGTACCTCTATGCGCGGCGCAACCCCGCCTTCAACGAGCCCCTGGACGGTGTCATCTACGGCGCCACCATCTCGCTCGGCTTCGCCACGCTGGAGAACATGACCTACGTGGGCGAGTTCAACATGGACATCGCGGTGGTGCGCGCCCTGCTCGCCGTACCGGTGCAGGCCGCCACTGGAGTGGTGATGGGCGCCTACGTGGGCCGCGAGCACTTCACCGAGGATCCGTTCCAGAGCCTCTCCTTCCTGGCCAGGGGACTGGGCGGTGCCATCCTCCTGAACGCCCTCTTCAATGCCTCGTTGCTCACGCACCAGGTCTCGTTCGCCTCGCTGGCGATCGCCGTGAACGCCCTCGGCCTGTGTTGGGCCTGGAGGCTCTTCAAGGCACTCCGGGAGGAGCAGGACCGGCTCTTCCATGTGCTGAAGCTCCGGGAGGAGAGGCAGGCCGCGGATGACAGGGACGGCCCGCCCTCCGCACCGGAGCCGGAGATCGCCTGGGCCGCGGTCCCACGCGAGCCACCTCGCGAGCTCTCCTGGTGGGCCCTGACCAAGCTCGTCCTGGGAGGAGTGGGGCTCAGCATCTGCGGGCTGTTGTGGCTCGGTACGCTCCAGCTCTTCTGCGAGGAATTCCAGCGAAACGGCCTCGGCGGCGCGCTCCTATCGGCGCTCTTTGGCGTGCTCTTCGTCGACCTGGTTCCCACCTGGCTGT
- a CDS encoding c-type cytochrome encodes MGTRSNRTLSSVLLARTASLSMALALVACSDKPADKTPPPPSAASVFKDEPSRPESPSVPAPPSTGTAAAPQGNPPPANTARTPEQLFANLGCKACHGPGSAFSSALPNARTKEPEVIAMWILDPQKVRPGTVMPSFTGRISTEEALSLARWIKAGNPVPAAQ; translated from the coding sequence ATGGGCACCCGATCCAACCGCACGCTCTCCTCCGTCCTCCTGGCGCGCACCGCGTCCCTGTCGATGGCCCTGGCCCTCGTCGCCTGCTCGGACAAACCGGCGGACAAGACGCCTCCACCCCCGAGCGCGGCCTCCGTCTTCAAGGACGAGCCCTCTCGGCCCGAGTCGCCCTCCGTCCCCGCGCCTCCGTCCACGGGCACCGCCGCCGCGCCCCAGGGCAACCCGCCCCCGGCCAACACCGCCCGGACTCCCGAGCAGCTCTTCGCCAACCTGGGTTGCAAGGCCTGCCATGGTCCGGGCAGCGCCTTCTCCTCCGCCCTCCCCAATGCGCGCACCAAGGAACCCGAGGTGATCGCCATGTGGATCCTCGACCCCCAGAAGGTCCGCCCGGGGACGGTGATGCCCAGCTTCACCGGCCGCATCAGCACCGAGGAGGCGCTCTCGCTGGCCAGGTGGATCAAGGCCGGCAACCCGGTGCCCGCCGCGCAGTAG
- a CDS encoding GlsB/YeaQ/YmgE family stress response membrane protein, producing MPGRQAMGFISTTLLGIAGSFMGGFLASIVWGGNWRVLRPTTFIGSVIGAIVLLMLGRMMSDRR from the coding sequence ATGCCTGGCCGGCAGGCGATGGGCTTCATCTCGACCACGCTGTTGGGCATCGCCGGGTCGTTCATGGGGGGCTTCCTCGCCTCGATCGTCTGGGGCGGCAACTGGCGCGTGCTGAGGCCCACCACCTTCATCGGCTCCGTCATCGGCGCCATCGTGCTGCTGATGCTGGGTCGGATGATGTCGGACCGGCGGTAG
- the bioA gene encoding adenosylmethionine--8-amino-7-oxononanoate transaminase has protein sequence MDRQDIVAWDKRHVWHPYTAMDEYIAKTDPLVVVRAEGPYLHDADGTRYLDANGSWWVSTLGHRHPRLVKALTEQAGTFPHTSLAGVTHEPAALLARELVALAPGAGRADLAAQQRLSRVFFSDNGSTAVEVAIKMAAQYWAQNGRPRRTRFITLSGAFHGETIGATSVGGVQVFRDVFGPLLFDVVHVPSPAEPAGWERAFAQVEATLREHPEEIAAVILEPVIQGAAGMLVYSPEFVRAVREATRAVDTFLIADEVFTGLGRTGARFACDLAGVVPDLLCLAKALSGGLMPFAVTLASERVFAGFGGGSERALYYGHSYCGNPLGAAVAREVLAVYRDEDVLGQVTRKAPKVKAAFERMAGTIPGVKNPRALGMVGAVDLGGGGYLARGGWRVYEAARRRGLYLRPLGDTVYVAPALNIPDAALDELLAGVEASLREVAAG, from the coding sequence ATGGATCGCCAGGACATCGTCGCGTGGGACAAGCGGCACGTGTGGCACCCGTACACCGCGATGGACGAGTACATCGCGAAGACGGACCCGTTGGTGGTGGTGCGAGCGGAGGGGCCCTATCTCCACGACGCGGACGGCACGCGCTACCTGGACGCCAACGGCTCGTGGTGGGTGTCCACGCTGGGGCACCGGCACCCGCGATTGGTGAAGGCCCTCACCGAGCAGGCCGGCACCTTCCCGCACACCTCGCTCGCGGGTGTGACGCACGAGCCGGCGGCGCTGCTGGCGCGAGAGCTGGTCGCGCTGGCCCCGGGCGCAGGGCGCGCGGACCTCGCGGCGCAACAGCGGCTCTCGCGGGTCTTCTTCTCGGACAACGGGAGCACGGCGGTGGAGGTGGCCATCAAGATGGCGGCGCAGTACTGGGCGCAGAATGGCCGTCCCCGGCGCACGCGCTTCATCACGCTCTCGGGGGCCTTCCACGGCGAGACGATCGGCGCCACCAGCGTGGGCGGGGTGCAGGTGTTCCGCGACGTCTTCGGGCCGCTGCTCTTCGACGTGGTGCACGTGCCGTCCCCGGCGGAGCCGGCGGGCTGGGAGCGCGCCTTCGCCCAGGTGGAGGCGACGCTGCGCGAGCACCCGGAGGAGATCGCCGCCGTCATCCTCGAGCCGGTGATTCAAGGCGCGGCGGGCATGCTCGTGTATTCGCCCGAGTTCGTGCGCGCGGTGCGCGAGGCCACGCGGGCGGTGGACACCTTCCTCATCGCCGACGAGGTCTTCACGGGCCTGGGGCGCACGGGGGCGCGCTTCGCGTGTGACCTGGCCGGGGTGGTGCCAGACCTGTTGTGCCTGGCGAAGGCCCTCTCCGGAGGGCTGATGCCCTTCGCGGTGACGCTGGCCTCCGAGCGGGTGTTCGCGGGCTTCGGCGGAGGGAGCGAGCGGGCGCTGTACTACGGGCACTCGTACTGCGGGAACCCGCTGGGGGCGGCGGTGGCGCGCGAGGTGCTGGCGGTGTACCGGGACGAGGACGTGCTGGGGCAGGTGACGCGCAAGGCGCCGAAGGTGAAGGCGGCCTTCGAGCGCATGGCGGGGACGATTCCCGGGGTGAAGAACCCCCGGGCCCTCGGCATGGTGGGGGCGGTGGACCTGGGAGGGGGCGGCTACCTGGCGCGAGGAGGCTGGCGCGTGTACGAGGCGGCGCGGCGGCGCGGGCTGTACCTGCGCCCGCTGGGGGACACGGTCTACGTGGCGCCCGCGCTCAACATCCCGGACGCCGCGCTGGACGAGCTGCTCGCCGGAGTGGAGGCGAGCCTGCGCGAGGTGGCGGCCGGGTAG